Proteins from a single region of Pongo pygmaeus isolate AG05252 chromosome 3, NHGRI_mPonPyg2-v2.0_pri, whole genome shotgun sequence:
- the TLR6 gene encoding toll-like receptor 6 → MTKDKEPIVKSFHFVCLMIIIVGTRIQFSDGSEFAVDKSKRGLIHVPKDLPLKTKVLDMSQNYIAELQVSDMSFLSELKVLRLSHNRIQLLDLSVFKFNQDLEYLDLSHNQLQKISCYPIVSFRHLDLSFNDFKALPICKEFGNLSQLNFLGLSAMKLQKLDLLPVAHLHLSYILLDLRNYYIKENETESLQILNANTLHLVFHPTSLFSIQVNISVNTLGCLQLTNIKLNDDNCQVFIKFLSELTRGPTLLNFTLNHIETTWKCLVRVFQFLWPKPVEYLNIYNLTIIESICEEDFTYSKTTLKALKIEHITNQVFLFSQTALYTVFSEMNIMMLTISDTPFIHMLCPHAPSTFKFLNFTQNVFTDSIFEKCSTLVKLETLVLQKNGLKDLFKVGLMTKDMPSLEILDVSWNSLESGRHKENCTWVESIVVLNLSSNMLTDSVFRCLPPRIKVLDLHSNKIKSIPKQVVKLEALQELNVAFNSLTDLPGCGSFSSLSVLIIDHNSVSHPSADFFQSCQKMRSIKAGDNPFQCTCELREFVKNIDQVSSEVVEGWPDSYKCDYPESYRGTLLKDFQMSELSCNITLLIVTIVATMLVLAVTVTSLCIYLDLPWYLRMVCQWTQTRRRARNIPLEELQRNLQFHAFISYSEHDSAWVKNELVPYLEKEDIQICLHERNFVPGKSIVENIINCIEKSYKSIFVLSPNFVQSEWCHYELYFAHHNLFHEGSNNLILILLEPIPQNSIPNKYHKLKALMTQRTYLQWPKEKSKRGLFWANIRAAFNMKLTLVTENNDVKS, encoded by the coding sequence ATGACCAAAGACAAAGAACCTATTGTTAAAAGCTTCCATTTTGTTTGCCTTATGATCATAATAGTTGGAACCAGAATCCAGTTCTCCGACGGAAGTGAATTTGCAGTAGACAAGTCAAAAAGAGGTCTTATTCATGTTCCAAAAGACCTGCCGCTGAAAACCAAAGTCTTAGATATGTCTCAGAACTACATAGCTGAGCTTCAGGTCTCTGACATGAGCTTTCTGTCAGAGTTGAAAGTTTTGAGACTTTCCCATAACAGAATCCAGCTACTTGATTTAAGTGTTTTCAAGTTCAACCAGGATTTAGAATATTTGGATTTATCTCATAATCAGTTGCAAAAGATATCCTGCTATCCTATTGTGAGTTTCAGGCATTTAGATCTCTCATTCAATGACTTCAAGGCCCTGCCCATCTGTAAGGAATTTGGCAACTTATCACAACTGAATTTCTTGGGATTGAGTGCTATGAAGCTGCAAAAATTAGATTTGCTGCCAGTTGCTCACTTGCATCTAAGTTATATCCTTCTGgatttaagaaattattatataaaagaaaatgagacagaaagtctaCAAATTCTGAATGCAAACACCCTTCACCTTGTTTTTCACCCAACTAGTTTATTCTCTATCCAAGTGAACATATCAGTTAATACTTTAGGGTGCTTACAACTGACTAATATTAAACTGAATGATGACAACTGTcaagtttttattaaatttttatcagAACTCACCAGAGGTCCAACCTTACTGAATTTTACCCTCAACCACATAGAAACAACTTGGAAATGCCTTGTTAGAGTCTTTCAATTTCTTTGGCCCAAACCTGTGGAATATCTCAATATTTACAATTTAACAATAATTGAAAGCATTTGTGAAGAAGATTTTACTTATTCTAAAACGACATTGAAAGCATTGAAAATAGAACATATCACGAACcaagtttttctgttttcacagACAGCGTTGTACACCGTGTTTTCTGAGATGAACATTATGATGTTAACCATTTCAGATACACCTTTTATACACATGCTGTGTCCTCATGCACCAAGCACATTCAAGTTTTTGAACTTTACCCAGAACGTTTTCACAGatagtatttttgaaaaatgttccaCGTTAGTTAAATTGGAGACACTTGTCTTACAAAAGAATGGATTAAAAGACCTTTTCAAAGTAGGTCTCATGACTAAGGAtatgccttctttggaaatactGGATGTTAGCTGGAATTCTTTGGAATCTGGTAGACATAAGGAAAACTGCACTTGGGTTGAGAGTATAGTGGTGTTAAATTTGTCTTCGAATATGCTTACTGACTCTGTTTTCAGATGTttacctcccaggatcaaggtACTTGATCTTCACAGCAATAAAATAAAGAGCATTCCTAAACAAGTTGTAAAACTGGAAGCTTTGCAAGAACTCAATgttgctttcaattctttaacCGACCTTCCTGGATGTGGCAGCTTTAGCAGCCTTTCTGTATTGATCATTGATCACAATTCAGTTTCCCACCCATCAGCTGATTTCTTCCAGAGCTGCCAGAAGATGAGGTCAATAAAAGCAGGGGacaatccattccaatgtacCTGTGAGCTAAGAGAATTTGTCAAAAATATAGACCAAGTATCAAGTGAAGTGGTAGAGGGCTGGCCTGATTCTTATAAGTGTGACTACCCAGAAAGTTATAGAGGAACCCTACTAAAGGACTTTCAAATGTCTGAATTATCCTGCAACATAACTCTGCTGATCGTCACCATCGTTGCCACCATGCTGGTGTTGGCTGTGACTGTGACCTCCCTCTGCATCTACTTGGATCTGCCCTGGTATCTCAGGATGGTGTGCCAGTGGACCCAGACCCGGCGCAGGGCCAGGAACATACCCTTAGAAGAACTCCAAAGAAATCTCCAGtttcatgcatttatttcatATAGTGAACATGATTCTGCCTGGGTGAAAAATGAATTGGTACCTTACCtagaaaaagaagatatacagatttGTCTTCATGAGAGAAACTTTGTTCCTGGCAAGAGCATTGTGGAAAATATCATCAACTGCATTGAGAAGAGTTACAAGTCCATCTTTGTTTTGTCTCCCAACTTTGTCCAGAGTGAGTGGTGCCATTACGAACTCTATTTTGCCCATCACAATCTCTTTCATGAAGGATCTAATAACTTAATCCTCATCTTACTGGAACCCATTCCACAGAACAGCATTCCCAACAAGTACCACAAGCTGAAGGCTCTCATGACGCAGCGGACTTATTTGCAGTGGCCCAAGGAGAAAAGCAAACGTGGGCTCTTTTGGGCTAACATTAGAGCCGCTTTTAATATGAAATTAACACTAGTCACTGAAAACAATGATGTGAAATCTTAA